From the genome of Populus alba chromosome 10, ASM523922v2, whole genome shotgun sequence, one region includes:
- the LOC118042973 gene encoding zinc finger CCCH domain-containing protein 29 isoform X1, with product MQDLGMCTGSKSDFPPLNPIMEDKSYSQKGSLLYKCSVLLELSASDDLAGFKIEVEQKGLDIDEASYWYGRRIGLKRMGFEERTPLMIAALFGSTHVLKYIIETGQVNVNRVCGSDRVTALHCAVAGGHDSSVGVVKLLLDASADPNSVDGNGNKPGDLFAPSSKWLCNSRKKLIELLLKGESLSEDGEEKLIITPQLAREGIEKKEYPLDVTLPDINNGIYGTDEFRMYSFKVKPCSRAYSHDWTECPFVHPGENARRRDPKKYPYSCVPCPEFRKGTCQKGDYCDYAHGVFESWLHPAQYRTRLCKDETGCARKVCFFAHKPEELRPVYAATGSAMPSPRSTSSAVDMATLSPLALGSSSLSLPGTSTPPMSPLAAASSSPKSGGLWQNKVSLTPPALQLHGSRLKTAFCARDLDLEMELLGLESYSSQLQQQQQQQQLRDEISGLSSPSHWSSRMADLKPTTLDDVFGSLDPSLMSPMQGVSLKASTQTQLQSPNGLQIRQNMNQLRSSYPAANLSSSPARNSTSYGFDTSAAVAAAVMNSRSSAFAKRSQSFIDRGAVPNRFGLTAAANSASMMSSNLSDWNSPNGKLDWGIQGDELNKLKKSASFGFRSNNKPATTAANLTASHVDEPDVSWVNSLVKDVPPAGSTFFGAEKQYSLREGVPESLPPWMEQMYREQEQMVA from the coding sequence ATGCAGGACTTGGGTATGTGCACAGGCTCAAAGAGTGATTTCCCCCCCTTAAATCCGATCATGGAAGACAAATCTTACAGTCAAAAGGGCAGTCTCTTGTATAAATGCTCAGTTTTGCTCGAATTGTCTGCCTCTGATGATCTTGCTGGCTtcaaaattgaggttgaacagaAGGGTTTGGATATTGATGAGGCAAGCTATTGGTATGGCAGAAGAATTGGGTTGAAAAGGATGGGCTTCGAAGAGAGGACACCTCTCATGATTGCTGCCTTGTTTGGAAGCACCCATGTTTTGAAGTACATCATTGAAACCGGCCAAGTCAATGTCAATAGGGTGTGTGGCTCTGATAGGGTCACTGCCCTTCACTGCGCTGTTGCCGGTGGGCATGATTCCTCAGTTGGGGTTGTCAAGCTCTTGCTTGATGCATCTGCTGATCCTAACAGCGTTGATGGTAACGGAAATAAACCAGGTGATCTCTTTGCCCCTTCATCCAAGTGGCTGTGCAATTCAAGGAAGAAGTTGATTGAGTTGTTGCTAAAAGGCGAAAGTTTAAGTGAAGATGGAGAAGAGAAACTGATCATAACGCCTCAGTTGGCAAGAGAgggaattgaaaagaaagaatatcCTCTTGATGTGACACTGCCAGATATAAACAATGGAATATATGGTACTGACGAGTTTAGAATGTACTCTTTCAAGGTCAAGCCTTGCTCCAGGGCATACTCTCATGATTGGACCGAGTGCCCATTTGTTCATCCAGGAGAGAATGCGAGGAGGAGAGACCCAAAGAAGTACCCTTACAGTTGTGTCCCTTGCCCTGAATTTCGCAAGGGAACATGCCAGAAAGGTGATTATTGTGATTATGCGCACGGTGTTTTTGAGTCCTGGCTGCATCCTGCCCAATATCGCACCCGGCTTTGCAAGGACGAAACTGGTTGCGCACGAAAAGTTTGTTTCTTTGCACACAAGCCCGAGGAATTACGTCCTGTGTATGCTGCTACAGGTTCAGCAATGCCTTCACCgaggtcaacttctagtgcagTGGACATGGCAACTTTGAGTCCGTTGGCCCTCGGATCATCATCTCTGTCGTTGCCTGGTACATCAACACCACCAATGTCCCCCCTGGCAGCAGCCTCCTCATCTCCCAAGAGTGGAGGCTTGTGGCAGAACAAAGTTAGCCTTACCCCACCTGCTCTGCAGCTCCATGGAAGTAGGCTAAAGACAGCATTCTGTGCTAGAGATTTGGATTTGGAGATGGAATTGCTTGGGCTGGAAAGTTACTCTAGCCAACTccaacaacagcaacagcaacagcaactaAGGGATGAGATATCTGGTCTCTCCTCGCCATCTCACTGGAGCAGTAGGATGGCAGATCTGAAACCTACCACCCTTGACGATGTTTTTGGATCTCTTGATCCTTCTTTAATGTCTCCAATGCAGGGAGTCTCATTAAAAGCAAGCACACAAACCCAGTTACAATCTCCAAATGGGCTTCAGATCCGCCAGAACATGAACCAACTACGTTCAAGCTACCCAGCTGCCAATCTCTCATCTTCTCCAGCTAGGAACTCCACTTCATATGGGTTCGATACCTCGGCTGCAGTAGCGGCTGCTGTAATGAATTCAAGGTCCTCCGCCTTTGCAAAACGGAGCCAGAGTTTCATTGACCGTGGAGCAGTACCCAACCGTTTTGGCCTCACTGCAGCTGCAAACTCTGCATCAATGATGTCCTCTAATCTTTCCGATTGGAACTCCCCTAATGGGAAATTGGACTGGGGCATTCAAGGAGATGAGCTGAACAAGCTCAAAAAGTCCGCTTCCTTCGGATTTCGAAGCAACAATAAGCCCGCGACAACAGCTGCCAACTTGACAGCTTCACATGTTGACGAGCCTGATGTTTCTTGGGTTAATTCATTGGTTAAAGATGTCCCCCCTGCGGGAAGCACGTTTTTTGGTGCTGAGAAGCAATATAGTCTCCGGGAAGGAGTTCCCGAATCGCTGCCACCATGGATGGAGCAGATGTACAGAGAACAGGAGCAGATGGTGGCATAA
- the LOC118042973 gene encoding zinc finger CCCH domain-containing protein 29 isoform X2, giving the protein MCTGSKSDFPPLNPIMEDKSYSQKGSLLYKCSVLLELSASDDLAGFKIEVEQKGLDIDEASYWYGRRIGLKRMGFEERTPLMIAALFGSTHVLKYIIETGQVNVNRVCGSDRVTALHCAVAGGHDSSVGVVKLLLDASADPNSVDGNGNKPGDLFAPSSKWLCNSRKKLIELLLKGESLSEDGEEKLIITPQLAREGIEKKEYPLDVTLPDINNGIYGTDEFRMYSFKVKPCSRAYSHDWTECPFVHPGENARRRDPKKYPYSCVPCPEFRKGTCQKGDYCDYAHGVFESWLHPAQYRTRLCKDETGCARKVCFFAHKPEELRPVYAATGSAMPSPRSTSSAVDMATLSPLALGSSSLSLPGTSTPPMSPLAAASSSPKSGGLWQNKVSLTPPALQLHGSRLKTAFCARDLDLEMELLGLESYSSQLQQQQQQQQLRDEISGLSSPSHWSSRMADLKPTTLDDVFGSLDPSLMSPMQGVSLKASTQTQLQSPNGLQIRQNMNQLRSSYPAANLSSSPARNSTSYGFDTSAAVAAAVMNSRSSAFAKRSQSFIDRGAVPNRFGLTAAANSASMMSSNLSDWNSPNGKLDWGIQGDELNKLKKSASFGFRSNNKPATTAANLTASHVDEPDVSWVNSLVKDVPPAGSTFFGAEKQYSLREGVPESLPPWMEQMYREQEQMVA; this is encoded by the coding sequence ATGTGCACAGGCTCAAAGAGTGATTTCCCCCCCTTAAATCCGATCATGGAAGACAAATCTTACAGTCAAAAGGGCAGTCTCTTGTATAAATGCTCAGTTTTGCTCGAATTGTCTGCCTCTGATGATCTTGCTGGCTtcaaaattgaggttgaacagaAGGGTTTGGATATTGATGAGGCAAGCTATTGGTATGGCAGAAGAATTGGGTTGAAAAGGATGGGCTTCGAAGAGAGGACACCTCTCATGATTGCTGCCTTGTTTGGAAGCACCCATGTTTTGAAGTACATCATTGAAACCGGCCAAGTCAATGTCAATAGGGTGTGTGGCTCTGATAGGGTCACTGCCCTTCACTGCGCTGTTGCCGGTGGGCATGATTCCTCAGTTGGGGTTGTCAAGCTCTTGCTTGATGCATCTGCTGATCCTAACAGCGTTGATGGTAACGGAAATAAACCAGGTGATCTCTTTGCCCCTTCATCCAAGTGGCTGTGCAATTCAAGGAAGAAGTTGATTGAGTTGTTGCTAAAAGGCGAAAGTTTAAGTGAAGATGGAGAAGAGAAACTGATCATAACGCCTCAGTTGGCAAGAGAgggaattgaaaagaaagaatatcCTCTTGATGTGACACTGCCAGATATAAACAATGGAATATATGGTACTGACGAGTTTAGAATGTACTCTTTCAAGGTCAAGCCTTGCTCCAGGGCATACTCTCATGATTGGACCGAGTGCCCATTTGTTCATCCAGGAGAGAATGCGAGGAGGAGAGACCCAAAGAAGTACCCTTACAGTTGTGTCCCTTGCCCTGAATTTCGCAAGGGAACATGCCAGAAAGGTGATTATTGTGATTATGCGCACGGTGTTTTTGAGTCCTGGCTGCATCCTGCCCAATATCGCACCCGGCTTTGCAAGGACGAAACTGGTTGCGCACGAAAAGTTTGTTTCTTTGCACACAAGCCCGAGGAATTACGTCCTGTGTATGCTGCTACAGGTTCAGCAATGCCTTCACCgaggtcaacttctagtgcagTGGACATGGCAACTTTGAGTCCGTTGGCCCTCGGATCATCATCTCTGTCGTTGCCTGGTACATCAACACCACCAATGTCCCCCCTGGCAGCAGCCTCCTCATCTCCCAAGAGTGGAGGCTTGTGGCAGAACAAAGTTAGCCTTACCCCACCTGCTCTGCAGCTCCATGGAAGTAGGCTAAAGACAGCATTCTGTGCTAGAGATTTGGATTTGGAGATGGAATTGCTTGGGCTGGAAAGTTACTCTAGCCAACTccaacaacagcaacagcaacagcaactaAGGGATGAGATATCTGGTCTCTCCTCGCCATCTCACTGGAGCAGTAGGATGGCAGATCTGAAACCTACCACCCTTGACGATGTTTTTGGATCTCTTGATCCTTCTTTAATGTCTCCAATGCAGGGAGTCTCATTAAAAGCAAGCACACAAACCCAGTTACAATCTCCAAATGGGCTTCAGATCCGCCAGAACATGAACCAACTACGTTCAAGCTACCCAGCTGCCAATCTCTCATCTTCTCCAGCTAGGAACTCCACTTCATATGGGTTCGATACCTCGGCTGCAGTAGCGGCTGCTGTAATGAATTCAAGGTCCTCCGCCTTTGCAAAACGGAGCCAGAGTTTCATTGACCGTGGAGCAGTACCCAACCGTTTTGGCCTCACTGCAGCTGCAAACTCTGCATCAATGATGTCCTCTAATCTTTCCGATTGGAACTCCCCTAATGGGAAATTGGACTGGGGCATTCAAGGAGATGAGCTGAACAAGCTCAAAAAGTCCGCTTCCTTCGGATTTCGAAGCAACAATAAGCCCGCGACAACAGCTGCCAACTTGACAGCTTCACATGTTGACGAGCCTGATGTTTCTTGGGTTAATTCATTGGTTAAAGATGTCCCCCCTGCGGGAAGCACGTTTTTTGGTGCTGAGAAGCAATATAGTCTCCGGGAAGGAGTTCCCGAATCGCTGCCACCATGGATGGAGCAGATGTACAGAGAACAGGAGCAGATGGTGGCATAA